Genomic DNA from Mycobacterium stomatepiae:
CCGTACTTCTCCATGAACCGCTTGTCCAGGGAGCCGGCATTGACGCCGATGCGGATCGGAATACCGGCCGCGCCGGCCGCCTTCGCGACCTCGCCGACCCGGCCGTCGAACTCCTTGATGTTGCCCGGATTAACCCGCACCGCGGCACATCCGGCGTCGATCGCGGCGAAGATGTACTTCGGCTGGAAGTGGATGTCGGCGATCACCGGGATCTGGCTGTGCCGGGCGATCTCAGCCAGCGCGTCGGCATCCTCCTGACGCGGGCAGGCCACCCGGACGATGTCGCAACCCGCGGCCGTCAGCTCGGCAATCTGCTGCAGCGTCGTGTTGACGTCGTGGGTCTTGGTGGTGCACATCGACTGCACCGAGATCGGGGAATCACTGCCGACCCCGACGTCGCGGACCATCAATTGGCGCGTCTTACGCCGGGGCGCAAGCGTGGGCGCCGGCGCCTGCGGCATGCCCAAGCCAATGTCCACTGTTCGACTTCCTTCGGGTGGTTACGGAAATGGTTACTGAAAGAGCCTGATCGGGTTGACCAGGTCGGCGGTCACGGTCAGCAGCATGTAACCGACCACGAACACCAACACCACGTAGGTCGCCGGCATCAGCTTGAGGTAGTTCACCGGCGCCGCCGCGACCATGCCGCGAGCCGACCGGATGACGTTGCGGATCTTTTCGAACACCGCGACGGCGATGTGCCCGCCGTCGAACGGCAGCAGCGGCAACAGGTTGATCGCGCCCAGGATCAGGTTCAGCTGCGCCAGGAAGAACCAGAACGCTACCCATAACCCGTGGTCGACGGTGTCGCCGCCGATGATGCTGGCGCCGACAACGCTCATCGGCGTCTGCGGATCGCGCTGTCCGCCGCCGATCGCATGCACCAGCGCGCCGACCTTGCCCGGGATCGCGATCAGCGCCTTGCCCACCTCGGCCGTCAGGTCGCCGGTGAAGGCGAAGGTGGCAGGGATGGCGCCGAGCACGCCGTAGTGGGTCGGCGCGACTTTGACGCCGCCCACGCCCATGGCGCCGACCGTCGAGGGCGCGGACTTCGCGTCCTGCCCGCTGCCCAGGTAGCGCTGGGTTTGGGCGATGTCGACGTAGGCCGTGATCGGGGTGCCGTCGCGTTCGACGACGACCGGGACGGTGCCGTGCAGCTTGCGGATCGCGGCGGCCATCTCGTCGAAGGTGGACACCGTGGTGTCGCCGACCTTGACGACGACGTCGCCGGGGCGGATGCCGGCCAGCGCCGCCGGGCCGGGACCGGTGCAGTCGCCGAGCTTGCCCGGCGCGACTTCCGGTGCAATACAAGCGGTCTCGCCGACGATCGCCCGCGTGGGCGGGTGGAGGTTGGGCAGTCCCCAGATCAGGGCGATCACGTAGATCAGGACCAGGCAGATGATGAAGTTCATGCCCGGGCCGGCGAACAGCACCGCGACCCGCTTCCACGTCTTCTGCTTGTACATCGCGCGTTCG
This window encodes:
- a CDS encoding M50 family metallopeptidase, translating into MMFAIGIVLFALAILISVALHECGHMWVARATGMKVRRYFVGFGPTLWSTRRGETEYGVKAVPLGGFCDIAGMTPVEELAPDETERAMYKQKTWKRVAVLFAGPGMNFIICLVLIYVIALIWGLPNLHPPTRAIVGETACIAPEVAPGKLGDCTGPGPAALAGIRPGDVVVKVGDTTVSTFDEMAAAIRKLHGTVPVVVERDGTPITAYVDIAQTQRYLGSGQDAKSAPSTVGAMGVGGVKVAPTHYGVLGAIPATFAFTGDLTAEVGKALIAIPGKVGALVHAIGGGQRDPQTPMSVVGASIIGGDTVDHGLWVAFWFFLAQLNLILGAINLLPLLPFDGGHIAVAVFEKIRNVIRSARGMVAAAPVNYLKLMPATYVVLVFVVGYMLLTVTADLVNPIRLFQ